A window from Macaca fascicularis isolate 582-1 chromosome 20, T2T-MFA8v1.1 encodes these proteins:
- the C20H16orf54 gene encoding transmembrane protein C16orf54 homolog → MPSTPEPPSGRMEGPPTWEAAPWPSLPCGPCIPIMLALATLAALFILTTAVLAERLFRRALRPDPSHHAPTLVWRPGGELWIEPMGTPRERSEDWYGSAVPLLTDRAPEPPTPVGVLEAQATAPYAPSAPNSAPSSLGPQTPPEVPARSTFWGPQPWEGRPPGTGLVSWAEPEQRPEARAQFGSPQARRQRPRSPDPEWGLQPRVTLEQISAFWRREGRTSVGF, encoded by the coding sequence ATGCCGTCGACTCCAGAGCCGCCCTCTGGGCGCATGGAGGGGCCCCCCACGTGGGAGGCAGCCCCATGGCCCTCACTGCCCTGTGGGCCCTGCATCCCCATCATGCTGGCCCTGGCCACCCTGGCTGCGCTCTTCATCCTCACCACCGCTGTGTTGGCTGAACGCCTGTTCCGCCGGGCTCTCCGCCCAGACCCCAGCCACCATGCACCCACCCTGGTGTGGCGCCCAGGAGGAGAGCTGTGGATTGAGCCCATGGGCACCCCCCGAGAGCGCTCTGAGGACTGGTACGGATCTGCGGTCCCCCTGCTGACAGACCGGGCCCCTGAGCCTCCCACCCCAGTGGGCGTCTTGGAGGCCCAAGCAACTGCCCCATATGCCCCCTCAGCCCCAAATTCTGCTCCCAGCTCCTTGGGCCCCCAGACTCCACCGGAGGTCCCAGCCCGGAGCACCTTCTGGGGGCCCCAGCCCTGGGAGGGGAGGCCCCCCGGCACGGGCCTGGTGAGCTGGGCTGAACCCgagcagaggccagaggccagagcccagttTGGGAGCCCCCAGGCCAGGAGGCAGCGGCCACGGAGCCCGGATCCCGAGTGGGGCCTCCAGCCACGGGTCACTTTGGAGCAGATCTCAGCTTTCTGGAGGCGTGAAGGCCGGACCAGTGTGGGGTTCTGA